Proteins from a genomic interval of Corvus moneduloides isolate bCorMon1 chromosome 6, bCorMon1.pri, whole genome shotgun sequence:
- the CGRRF1 gene encoding cell growth regulator with RING finger domain protein 1 — MAAVFLVTLYEYSPLFYIALVSVCFLVTSALVLGWFGLGVPVILRNSEEAESSTRVLKKRMRQVKNPFGLEIPNPAAASVSRGVTLTPDCLEDCVLTCYWGCNVQKLHEALQKHVYCFRIKTPQALEDALYNEYLYKQQHFIKKNDKAEKYCQLPEDAQVVDFGPVPRARYPLVALLTLADEEDREIYDIIAMVAVIHIPDESYRLSCRILYQYLLLAQGQYHDLKQLFMSANSPAPSSSDAFPGESSTDTGLLEKAGLAGDELELQEENTKDCVVCQNGPVNWVLLPCRHTCLCDGCIKYFQQCPMCRQFVQESFPLCSKKEQDEDESTHVLQHVLPGRVF, encoded by the exons GTTTGGTTTGGGTGTTCCTGTTATTCTGAGGAACTCAGAAGAGGCAGAATCCAGCACAAGGGTATTGAAAAAGCGGATGAGACAAGTGAAGAATCCTTTTGGGTTGGAGATCCCTAAtcctgctgcagcttcagtatCAA GGGGTGTAACACTGACACCTGACTGTCTGGAGGACTGTGTCCTTACCTGCTACTGGGGTTGCAATGTCCAGAAACTCCACGAAGCACTGCAGAAACATGTGTACTGCTTCAGAATAAAGACTCCTCAGGCATTAGAGGATGCTCTCTACAATGAATACCTCTACAAACAACAGCACTT cattaaaaaaaatgacaaggcagagaaatattgTCAGTTACCAGAAGATGCTCAAGTTGTGGATTTTGGCCCTGTGCCTAGAGCTCGGTATCCCTTGGTAGCATTGCTGACGTTAGCAGAtgaagaagacagagaaatatATGATATT attGCAATGGTGGCTGTAATTCACATTCCTGATGAAAGCTACAGACTTTCCTGCCGAATATTGTATCAGTATCTCCTCCTAGCTCAAGGTCAATACCATGATCTGAAG CAACTCTTCATGTCTGCAAATAGTCCTGCACCCTCCTCCAGCGATGCCTTCCCTGGTGAGAGCAGCACTGACACAGGGTTGCTGGAAAAGGCCGGGCTGGCTGGAGATGAACTGGAATTGCAGGAAGAAAACACCAAAGACTGTGTTGTTTGCCAGAACGGCCCCGTGAACTGggtcctcctgccctgcagacaCACGTGCCTGTGCGATGGCTGCATCAAGTATTTCCAGCAGTGCCCAATGTGCAGGCAGTTCGTGCAGGAGTCTTTTCCACTTTGCAGCAAAAAGGAGCAAGATGAGGATGAATCGACCCATGTCTTGCAACATGTTCTTCCTGGAAGAGTTTTTTAA